Proteins encoded together in one Salmo trutta chromosome 3, fSalTru1.1, whole genome shotgun sequence window:
- the josd2 gene encoding josephin-2, with product MSEGEVFHEKQRLELCAIHALNNVLQEQVFTKETADDICKRLAPQCVVNPHRSMLGTGNYDINVIMAALQSRELAAVWWDKRRTVQSLCVDKVQGFILNVPSRVSLGIVSLPVKRRHWLAVRQVNGHYYNLDSKLKSPVCIGNEADLRTFLSEVLSPDVAEMLLVVRRDVEEYGTWLNSDLRK from the exons ATGAGCGAAGGAGAGGTATTCCATGAGAAGCAGCGACTGGAGTTGTGCGCCATTCATGCTCTGAACAACGTTCTGCAAGAACAAGTGTTCACCAAGGAGACGGCAGATGACATCTGCAAGCG gCTAGCTCCACAATGTGTGGTGAACCCTCACCGCTCAATGCTGGGCACAGGCAACTATGACATCAACGTCATCATGGCTGCCCTACAGAGCAGAGAGTTAGCTGCAGTATGGTGGGACAAACGCAG AACAGTACAGAGTCTCTGTGTTGACAAGGTCCAGGGGTTCATCCTGAACGTTCCGTCACGTGTCTCTCTCGGAATTGTGTCCCTCCCCGTCAAGCGGCGGCACTGGCTTGCAGTGCGCCAGGTTAATGGACACTACTACAACCTCGACTCCAAACTAAAGAGTCCTGTCTGCATCGGGAACGAAGCAGATCTCCG tacattTCTCAGTGAAGTTCTGTCACCAGATGTGGCAGAGATGCTCCTGGTTGTGAGGAGGGATGTGGAGGAGTACGGAACCTGGCTGAACTCTGACCTCAGGAAGTGA